Proteins encoded in a region of the Mariprofundus ferrinatatus genome:
- a CDS encoding DegT/DnrJ/EryC1/StrS family aminotransferase: MWNIQLFKLNFDDLEREAAAQVVEGGWLTMGERILGFESTFSDYLGGDTKCVAVSNGTAALHMALLALDVEAEDEVIIPALTFVADANVVQMVGAKPVLADCRSLSDWNVSAESIKKCITSRTKAVIVVHYAGFPCDMPAIAELCREYGIHLIEDVAHAPGASVGGRNCGTWGDISCFSFFSNKNLSIGEGGMVATQDEGLHQRLGYLRSHGMTTLTLDRHKGRAITYDVAEPGLNYRMDEIRAAIGLVQLDKLPAGNARRAKLTARYRANLVNSPVTIPFDVMLPDSVSAYHILPVLLPEEVDRVKVIEALKQKGIQSSIHYPPFWSFSAYEGYFDPADTPVAAEICARELTLPLFPSLTIDEVDSVTSALLEALV; encoded by the coding sequence ATGTGGAATATACAGTTATTTAAATTAAATTTTGATGACCTTGAACGTGAGGCTGCAGCACAAGTGGTTGAGGGTGGCTGGCTGACGATGGGCGAGCGAATCCTTGGGTTTGAATCAACTTTTTCTGACTACCTGGGGGGTGATACAAAGTGCGTTGCGGTTTCTAATGGTACTGCTGCACTGCATATGGCTTTATTGGCTTTGGATGTAGAGGCAGAAGATGAAGTAATTATTCCTGCTTTGACCTTTGTTGCTGATGCCAATGTTGTACAGATGGTTGGCGCTAAACCTGTCTTGGCCGACTGCAGATCATTAAGTGACTGGAATGTTTCTGCAGAGTCGATCAAGAAATGCATCACTTCACGTACAAAGGCTGTGATTGTGGTGCACTATGCTGGTTTTCCTTGTGATATGCCTGCTATTGCAGAGTTGTGCCGAGAGTACGGAATCCATCTGATTGAAGATGTGGCTCATGCACCTGGTGCATCGGTTGGTGGACGCAACTGTGGCACTTGGGGGGACATCAGCTGCTTCTCATTTTTTAGTAACAAAAACCTATCGATCGGTGAAGGTGGAATGGTAGCGACGCAGGATGAAGGCTTGCACCAGCGTTTGGGCTATCTGCGCTCACATGGAATGACCACATTGACTCTGGATCGGCATAAGGGTCGAGCTATAACTTATGATGTGGCTGAACCGGGTTTGAATTATCGTATGGATGAAATTCGGGCTGCGATTGGTCTGGTACAATTAGATAAGCTGCCTGCCGGTAACGCTCGGCGTGCAAAGTTGACGGCCCGTTATAGGGCCAACCTTGTGAATTCACCGGTAACTATTCCCTTTGATGTCATGTTGCCAGATAGTGTTTCAGCTTATCATATTCTACCAGTGTTGTTGCCAGAAGAAGTTGATCGGGTGAAAGTGATTGAGGCGCTGAAGCAGAAGGGGATCCAGTCGAGCATCCACTATCCACCATTCTGGAGTTTTTCCGCTTACGAAGGCTATTTTGACCCTGCAGATACTCCAGTGGCTGCCGAGATTTGTGCGAGGGAGCTGACTTTGCCGCTATTTCCTTCCCTGACTATTGATGAGGTAGATTCTGTTACCTCGGCGCTACTGGAGGCTCTGGTATGA
- a CDS encoding sulfotransferase family protein, translating into MQKLDNKELMPVILLGAGRSGTKFLRSVLASSSEVVAVPYDVGYVWRYGNESISHDQFTSEMLKNNITAYIRNTLPKLANRIGKPHARFMVEKSVPNTLRPNFVYSIYPEAKYIHLIRDGRAVTESSMRMWVQPADKSYLMKKLKYFPWSNYKYAWWYLSNMVKGKFSGKRGQHIWGPRYIGIDEDAANLPLATVCSKQWRMCVEIAQQQLKQIPTSQIMEVRYEELMNDSSCLEKLCDFIGIKDKQNVLQYFESHVDVKNLSAWKSRLSQESYDLIMTEISETLNRLGYNH; encoded by the coding sequence ATGCAAAAGTTAGATAATAAGGAGTTGATGCCGGTAATCCTATTAGGAGCAGGAAGGTCAGGAACTAAATTTCTGCGTTCAGTTCTGGCATCCAGCAGTGAGGTTGTGGCTGTTCCCTATGATGTTGGTTATGTGTGGCGCTATGGAAATGAATCCATCTCTCACGATCAATTTACTAGTGAGATGCTTAAAAATAATATCACCGCATATATCCGAAATACTTTACCAAAATTAGCAAATAGAATAGGAAAGCCGCATGCTAGGTTTATGGTTGAAAAATCAGTTCCAAATACTTTAAGACCGAATTTTGTATATAGTATATACCCTGAAGCAAAATATATTCACCTTATTCGTGACGGAAGAGCTGTTACAGAATCTTCGATGAGAATGTGGGTGCAGCCAGCTGATAAATCATATCTGATGAAAAAACTGAAATACTTTCCTTGGTCGAATTATAAATATGCCTGGTGGTATTTATCAAATATGGTTAAAGGAAAGTTTTCTGGAAAAAGAGGTCAGCATATCTGGGGTCCACGATACATTGGCATAGATGAAGATGCCGCAAACCTTCCATTGGCCACTGTCTGTTCAAAACAGTGGCGCATGTGTGTTGAAATTGCTCAACAGCAATTGAAACAGATACCTACTTCTCAGATTATGGAAGTAAGGTACGAAGAGTTAATGAATGATTCCTCTTGTTTGGAAAAACTGTGTGATTTTATAGGTATTAAGGATAAACAAAACGTATTGCAATACTTTGAAAGTCATGTGGATGTGAAAAATTTAAGTGCATGGAAAAGTCGCCTTTCCCAAGAGTCCTACGACCTAATTATGACTGAAATAAGTGAGACACTTAACCGCCTAGGTTATAATCACTAG
- a CDS encoding glycosyltransferase family 4 protein, which yields MIGDGSSRLMIIHRYFWPQNYPYAQMLKYIAQRASEEGNMVEVLTTHENKSEIDERKQLETELGGLKVRSIKVAGGRGLSPVRKIIDALYFGIWVFIGLLRHRPTLAMVATTPPVIMGAIVRWASKLGGFEYIYHCQDIHPEAMKLNGNLSQGWVYRWLSFLDKNNVNQALHVIVLSNDMKKTLLKRGCRIDHVKIINNFVFEKPEEPKSTSLKNNSVVHFLFAGTMGRFQNLDLLIDAIMRYKDRTDVEFYFMGDGVCRKALESRIRSNDIHNVFFLGQKSVHEAISAMANADFGIVSLAPNISEVAYPSKTMMYLSNGLPLFSIVDKGTELFDFINENGLGIAVTPDSIDEVENAIERAINLHKEKFFVKADVAKIAELHFGKKVVLDKFAEVFRECKS from the coding sequence ATGATTGGTGATGGCTCTTCTCGGTTGATGATCATTCACCGTTACTTCTGGCCTCAAAACTACCCTTATGCTCAGATGTTAAAATACATTGCCCAAAGGGCTTCAGAAGAAGGGAATATGGTAGAGGTACTTACTACCCATGAAAACAAATCGGAAATTGATGAACGTAAACAATTAGAAACTGAATTAGGTGGTCTAAAGGTCCGCTCCATTAAAGTTGCTGGTGGCAGAGGATTGTCACCTGTTAGAAAAATAATTGATGCACTTTATTTTGGAATATGGGTATTTATTGGTTTGCTCAGGCACAGACCAACTCTTGCTATGGTAGCAACAACGCCTCCTGTCATCATGGGGGCAATTGTTAGATGGGCAAGTAAATTGGGCGGGTTTGAGTATATATATCACTGTCAGGATATCCATCCAGAGGCAATGAAACTCAATGGTAACCTTTCTCAGGGCTGGGTGTATCGATGGCTTAGTTTTCTGGATAAAAACAATGTAAATCAGGCACTTCATGTCATTGTATTGTCAAATGACATGAAGAAAACTCTGCTTAAACGTGGATGTAGAATCGATCATGTGAAAATTATTAATAACTTCGTGTTTGAGAAGCCAGAAGAGCCGAAGTCTACTTCACTCAAAAATAACTCGGTGGTTCATTTTTTGTTTGCTGGAACTATGGGACGTTTCCAGAACCTTGATCTTCTAATTGATGCGATCATGCGCTATAAAGATAGAACAGATGTGGAGTTTTATTTTATGGGGGATGGTGTTTGTCGCAAAGCACTTGAAAGTCGCATTCGGTCTAACGATATACATAATGTCTTTTTTTTGGGGCAAAAAAGTGTTCATGAAGCAATTTCAGCCATGGCAAATGCGGATTTTGGGATTGTTTCATTAGCTCCGAATATTTCTGAGGTTGCTTATCCCAGCAAGACAATGATGTACCTCTCAAATGGGCTGCCGTTATTCTCAATAGTAGATAAAGGAACAGAATTATTTGATTTTATAAATGAAAACGGTTTAGGTATTGCTGTGACACCAGATTCTATAGATGAAGTTGAAAATGCAATTGAGAGGGCGATTAATTTGCATAAGGAAAAATTCTTTGTTAAAGCTGATGTTGCAAAAATTGCAGAGCTACACTTCGGTAAAAAGGTCGTGCTAGATAAATTTGCAGAGGTATTTAGAGAATGCAAAAGTTAG
- the wecB gene encoding non-hydrolyzing UDP-N-acetylglucosamine 2-epimerase gives MKKLKVVTVVGTRPELIRLASVIKTLDQFVDQKIVHTGQNYDYELNEVFFEDLGIRQPDYFLGVDTSTLGKTLGEILIKMEEVLLKERPDAFLVLGDTNSAISLIMAKRMKIPSYHMEAGNRSFDANVPEENNRKLVDHMADYNLVYTEHARRHLISEGLPHRFIYVTGSPMREVLNSKMDQIRSSDVLNRLELEPGKYFIVSVHREENVDSKSNLKTVVKCLAELHKRYGYPVIVSTHPRTRNRLEALAPDLSGADIRFLKPFGFFDYNKLQMDAYCAISDSGTISEESAMLDFPAVTLRNSIERPEALDAGSIVITGLNPDVLLQSIEIVIKENEMFLKREIPIEYEVENTSLRVLKLIVGTAKLTNRWRNMENFSRYDW, from the coding sequence ATGAAAAAATTAAAAGTAGTCACTGTGGTTGGAACGCGACCTGAGCTTATTCGTCTGGCAAGCGTGATAAAAACGTTGGATCAATTTGTTGATCAGAAGATTGTTCATACCGGACAGAATTATGATTATGAGTTAAACGAAGTGTTCTTTGAAGATTTAGGGATTCGTCAGCCGGATTACTTCTTGGGTGTTGATACCAGCACGCTCGGAAAGACATTGGGCGAAATATTGATCAAGATGGAAGAGGTCCTGTTGAAAGAGAGGCCTGATGCTTTCCTGGTCCTGGGTGATACGAACAGCGCGATTTCACTTATCATGGCCAAGAGAATGAAGATTCCTTCATACCATATGGAAGCAGGCAATCGCAGCTTTGATGCGAATGTGCCTGAAGAGAATAACCGTAAGCTTGTAGACCATATGGCAGATTATAACCTTGTATATACTGAACATGCGCGCAGGCATCTGATCAGTGAAGGGCTTCCACATCGATTCATCTATGTGACGGGTTCTCCAATGCGAGAAGTACTCAACAGTAAAATGGATCAGATAAGATCATCCGATGTGCTTAATCGCCTTGAACTTGAACCTGGAAAGTATTTCATAGTAAGTGTCCATCGTGAAGAGAACGTGGATAGCAAGAGTAACTTGAAGACGGTAGTTAAATGCCTTGCAGAGCTCCATAAACGCTATGGTTATCCAGTGATTGTTTCGACTCACCCCCGCACTCGCAACCGACTGGAAGCTTTGGCACCGGACCTTTCAGGTGCGGACATAAGGTTTTTAAAACCATTTGGTTTTTTCGATTACAATAAGCTTCAGATGGATGCTTATTGTGCCATCTCTGATAGCGGCACTATCAGTGAGGAGTCCGCCATGTTGGATTTCCCTGCAGTAACCCTAAGAAACTCTATTGAACGCCCGGAGGCACTTGATGCAGGATCGATTGTCATTACTGGTTTGAACCCAGATGTTTTACTGCAATCAATCGAGATTGTCATCAAAGAAAATGAGATGTTTCTTAAGCGAGAAATTCCAATTGAGTATGAAGTCGAAAATACTTCATTGCGTGTGTTGAAACTCATTGTTGGAACAGCAAAACTAACAAACCGTTGGAGAAACATGGAAAATTTTAGTCGATATGATTGGTGA
- a CDS encoding NAD-dependent epimerase/dehydratase family protein: MSALNVGITGANGFVGWHMRCFMSTLDDVIEVRTADRNTFADPKKLDAFVDGLDIVFHLAGVNRADEQELLDGNILPAKQLIESMERVDCTPCVILSSSTHAEEPVNAYGNGKAGAANVLFEWAENNGARFINMIIPHVFGEYGRPFYNSGIATFCHQIVRGEQTTVNGNGQLELVHVQDLVEEMFAAFKKGGSGDIRVSGHAIRVAEAEAVLQNLWHTYRVQGQLPDLSDCFQRSLFNSLRGAMQNDDRMSTPKKHSDERGWLIETVKAGSAGQCFVSTTRPGITRGNHFHRRKVERFFVLQGQAEIRLRKLFTDEVITYKLDGNHPSFVDIPTLHTHSISNIGDSELITLFWSNEFFDPEKSDTYFEPVLR, from the coding sequence ATGAGTGCTCTAAATGTGGGAATAACAGGTGCTAATGGATTTGTTGGGTGGCACATGCGCTGTTTTATGTCAACGCTTGATGACGTTATTGAGGTTAGAACTGCAGATCGAAACACTTTTGCAGATCCAAAAAAACTCGATGCCTTTGTTGATGGGCTGGATATTGTATTTCACCTTGCCGGAGTGAACAGGGCAGATGAGCAGGAACTGCTTGATGGCAATATACTTCCGGCAAAGCAGTTGATCGAATCGATGGAACGGGTTGATTGTACCCCCTGTGTGATCCTCTCATCCAGTACACATGCAGAAGAGCCTGTAAATGCGTATGGTAATGGTAAAGCCGGTGCTGCCAATGTTCTTTTCGAATGGGCTGAGAATAATGGCGCTCGTTTTATCAATATGATTATCCCTCATGTTTTTGGTGAATATGGACGCCCGTTTTATAACTCAGGGATTGCAACATTCTGTCATCAGATTGTCAGAGGCGAGCAAACAACGGTAAATGGCAATGGACAGCTGGAGTTGGTACATGTGCAGGATCTGGTTGAAGAGATGTTTGCTGCCTTTAAGAAGGGGGGCTCTGGAGATATCCGAGTAAGTGGGCATGCGATAAGGGTTGCTGAAGCAGAGGCGGTTCTTCAGAACCTCTGGCATACCTATCGAGTTCAGGGGCAACTTCCCGATCTAAGTGATTGTTTTCAGCGAAGTCTCTTTAATTCCCTACGAGGGGCAATGCAGAATGATGATCGCATGAGTACACCGAAAAAGCACAGCGATGAGCGTGGTTGGTTGATAGAAACAGTAAAGGCTGGTTCAGCAGGGCAGTGTTTTGTTTCAACTACCAGACCGGGTATTACCCGGGGGAATCATTTTCACAGAAGAAAGGTTGAACGCTTCTTTGTACTACAGGGGCAAGCCGAAATTCGTTTACGCAAACTATTCACGGATGAAGTGATTACCTACAAGCTCGATGGAAATCACCCCTCATTCGTGGATATCCCGACATTGCACACACATTCAATCAGCAATATTGGAGACTCTGAACTTATTACGCTCTTTTGGTCCAATGAGTTTTTTGACCCCGAAAAATCTGACACCTATTTTGAACCCGTATTGAGATAA
- a CDS encoding SDR family NAD(P)-dependent oxidoreductase, whose amino-acid sequence MALKNTRRTEVAAGGEYMLTDKVVLITGGTGSFGKTMVHHLLDKGCQEVRILSRDEEKQDAMRTDLNSTNIKFYIGDIRDRASVDDAMQGVDMVFHAAALKQVPSCEFFPMQAVQTNIVGSHNVLLSAVEHKVASVVCLSTDKAVMPVNAMGMSKAMMEKVAQSVSRNLGETDTIVSCVRYGNVMCSRGSVIPLFIKQIKAGKPITITNPKMTRFLMPLREAVNLVEFAFINARQGDLFVKKAPASTVADLAEALIQLFNANDQIINIIGTRHGEKLFETLASTEELVRSEDMGDYYRVSMDARDLNYGKFFTEGDIEESEMEDYHSHNTYRLSIDEIKELLLSLPEVREELDGWVGQVS is encoded by the coding sequence ATGGCTTTGAAGAATACTAGGCGCACTGAAGTTGCTGCAGGTGGGGAATATATGCTTACGGATAAAGTTGTTCTGATAACAGGAGGTACGGGTTCGTTTGGTAAAACAATGGTGCACCATTTGCTGGACAAGGGATGTCAGGAGGTTCGTATCCTCAGCAGGGATGAGGAGAAGCAAGATGCAATGCGTACCGACCTTAATTCTACCAATATAAAGTTTTATATTGGTGATATCCGTGATCGGGCTAGTGTGGATGATGCCATGCAGGGTGTGGATATGGTTTTTCATGCAGCAGCGCTGAAACAGGTTCCGTCGTGTGAGTTTTTTCCTATGCAGGCAGTTCAGACAAATATCGTTGGCAGTCACAATGTTCTGCTATCTGCCGTTGAGCATAAGGTGGCGAGTGTTGTGTGTCTAAGTACTGATAAAGCAGTCATGCCTGTAAATGCAATGGGCATGAGTAAAGCGATGATGGAGAAAGTGGCGCAGTCCGTGAGCCGTAATCTTGGAGAGACTGATACAATTGTATCATGTGTTCGCTACGGCAACGTCATGTGTTCGCGTGGTTCAGTGATTCCACTGTTTATAAAACAGATCAAGGCCGGCAAACCGATCACAATTACTAACCCTAAAATGACACGATTCCTGATGCCTTTGCGTGAGGCGGTGAATCTAGTCGAGTTTGCCTTTATAAATGCAAGACAGGGGGACCTGTTTGTGAAGAAGGCCCCTGCATCTACAGTGGCAGATTTGGCTGAAGCGCTGATACAACTTTTTAACGCGAATGATCAGATCATAAACATCATAGGAACTCGCCATGGTGAGAAACTTTTTGAAACACTGGCCAGCACAGAAGAGCTTGTCCGATCGGAGGACATGGGGGATTACTACCGTGTTTCAATGGATGCACGTGATTTGAATTATGGCAAGTTCTTTACCGAGGGCGATATTGAAGAGTCTGAGATGGAAGACTATCACTCTCACAACACTTACCGCTTGAGTATTGACGAGATCAAGGAACTTCTGTTGAGCCTGCCAGAGGTTCGGGAAGAACTAGACGGTTGGGTTGGACAGGTAAGCTAA
- a CDS encoding FkbM family methyltransferase, translating into MFYKVSRLSVFHNILRRIANSILFVLPVSLKYGVGEMFRSTRLPYKMIEKGWTVVQIGAPWDLLKAGRSRSIYFSKRVGDDGRVVVIEADEANVKALNVFIENHGINNITVVQNAAWSKATQLRFLIDDKHPASNLVEEVYDSGRVDRSKYREVLVDANSVDNILDSLQIDSVDFLSVTSNGSEDEILKGIERRATKVRYISIIGEPEKFKTICDYGFVQFAEDDRGALYRLVEK; encoded by the coding sequence GTGTTTTACAAAGTTTCTAGGTTATCTGTGTTTCATAATATTTTAAGGAGAATTGCTAACTCTATTCTCTTTGTTTTACCTGTAAGCTTGAAGTATGGCGTTGGTGAGATGTTTCGTTCCACGCGATTGCCATATAAGATGATTGAGAAAGGCTGGACGGTTGTCCAAATTGGAGCACCTTGGGACCTGTTAAAAGCAGGCAGGTCGCGTTCGATCTATTTTTCCAAGAGAGTTGGTGATGATGGACGCGTTGTCGTAATTGAAGCTGATGAGGCAAACGTTAAGGCCTTAAATGTATTCATAGAAAACCATGGGATTAATAATATTACAGTTGTTCAAAATGCAGCATGGAGCAAGGCAACTCAATTACGATTTCTGATTGACGATAAGCACCCCGCATCAAATTTGGTCGAAGAGGTTTATGACTCGGGTAGGGTGGATCGCTCCAAATACAGGGAGGTTCTCGTAGATGCTAACAGTGTCGATAACATTCTAGATAGCCTTCAGATTGATTCAGTCGACTTTCTTAGCGTGACCAGCAATGGCTCCGAAGATGAGATTTTGAAAGGGATTGAGAGAAGAGCGACAAAGGTGCGCTATATATCCATTATCGGTGAACCGGAAAAATTCAAGACAATTTGTGATTATGGGTTTGTTCAATTTGCAGAAGATGACCGAGGGGCTCTTTATCGCCTAGTAGAAAAATAA
- a CDS encoding O-antigen polymerase, translating to MGLSMHRGRIHPFSPPFVLFFLVLVGCVLRLPYYLYEQPPYFLYGSLALFLGMLGFLIGYLIPQNYHIATRNIWKTMCFPRSKFFYFLTIIGGFTLFILFFQKTGVIGARFLLTEEGSRTSYAYLAWGGDILFVAFLLKVAQVRQFKCVGYLHWLMLTAALICSAMLGARLSILLYILAAFMVRRLVSGCKLPIVTLFVGALIVVGGLGVLRSLAQGVEDSKSVWGTALEHIMTKPYMLSMDKLSLIVGTIAERGEYWYGSTYISTLVMPIPRTLWNDKPSVESRMFVSQQVYKLNNLSGVPPGLLGELFLNFSWFGIILGMFIFGLASRLAWNTWRASLGDPLLAVFYTVFFLSLIILIGVDFLGATVFFLKLFIPTILLGRYYLRKKGGLILSPANQAGPVSFG from the coding sequence TTGGGTCTGTCTATGCATAGAGGTCGCATTCACCCCTTCTCTCCACCATTTGTTTTGTTTTTTTTGGTCTTGGTAGGTTGTGTGTTGCGTTTGCCATATTATCTATATGAGCAACCACCTTACTTTCTTTATGGTAGTTTGGCGTTGTTTCTTGGAATGCTAGGTTTTCTGATTGGTTATCTTATACCTCAGAACTATCACATTGCCACTAGAAATATCTGGAAAACAATGTGTTTCCCACGCTCTAAATTTTTTTACTTTCTAACTATAATAGGAGGATTCACCCTCTTCATCCTGTTTTTCCAGAAGACTGGGGTGATTGGAGCTAGGTTTCTTCTAACAGAAGAAGGGAGCCGCACATCATACGCCTACCTAGCATGGGGGGGGGACATTTTATTTGTAGCTTTTCTGTTGAAGGTTGCACAAGTTCGCCAGTTTAAATGTGTTGGATACTTACACTGGCTAATGCTTACAGCTGCGCTTATTTGTAGTGCCATGTTAGGGGCGAGGCTATCCATCCTTCTTTATATATTAGCAGCTTTTATGGTAAGGCGCCTTGTTAGTGGATGTAAGCTACCTATTGTAACGCTTTTTGTAGGAGCTTTGATAGTTGTAGGGGGACTTGGAGTTTTGCGTTCACTTGCTCAAGGCGTAGAGGATAGCAAAAGTGTATGGGGGACAGCGCTAGAGCATATCATGACCAAGCCATACATGCTTAGCATGGATAAGTTATCTCTTATCGTTGGCACTATTGCAGAGCGAGGTGAATATTGGTACGGAAGCACCTACATTTCGACCTTGGTAATGCCGATTCCAAGAACATTGTGGAATGATAAGCCATCCGTAGAATCTCGGATGTTTGTTTCTCAACAGGTTTATAAACTGAATAATTTGTCGGGTGTTCCACCTGGACTGTTGGGTGAGTTGTTCCTTAACTTTTCTTGGTTTGGTATAATCCTAGGTATGTTTATATTTGGTCTCGCTTCTAGACTGGCTTGGAACACTTGGCGCGCATCTCTTGGTGACCCACTTTTGGCTGTGTTTTATACAGTATTTTTTCTTTCGCTGATCATTTTGATAGGTGTAGACTTTCTTGGAGCTACCGTTTTTTTCTTGAAGCTTTTCATCCCAACCATATTGTTGGGACGTTATTATCTTCGAAAGAAGGGGGGGCTAATTTTAAGTCCTGCTAATCAAGCAGGGCCAGTATCATTTGGTTAA